In a single window of the Raphanus sativus cultivar WK10039 chromosome 9, ASM80110v3, whole genome shotgun sequence genome:
- the LOC108826194 gene encoding MADS-box protein AGL42, whose protein sequence is MVRGKIEMKKIENATSRQVTFSKRRNGLLKKAYELSVLCDAQVSLIVFSQRGRLYEFSSSGMQNTIERYRKYKNDYETSYQDSEIYIQQLKQEASHMIAKIELLEFHKRKLLGQELSSCSLQELQEIDCQLQRSLGEVRARKAQLFKEQLEKLKAKEKQLLEENVQLHQKNVIDSWRGSIDQQKKFRVIDLNL, encoded by the exons ATGGTGAGAGGAAAGATAGagatgaaaaaaatagaaaacgcGACAAGTAGACAAGTGACTTTCTCAAAAAGAAGAAATGGTTTGTTGAAGAAAGCTTATGAGCTCTCCGTACTCTGCGATGCTCAAGTCTCTCTCATCGTCTTCTCTCAGAGAGGAAGGCTCTACGAATTCTCTAGCTCTGG CATGCAGAATACTATCGAACGTTACCGCAAGTACAAAAACGATTATGAAACCAGCTACCAGGACTCAGAAATTTACATCCAG CAATTGAAGCAAGAAGCAAGCCACATGATCGCAAAGATTGAACTCCTTGAGTTTCACAAGCG GAAGCTATTGGGTCAAGAactttcttcttgttctctACAAGAACTTCAAGAAATTGATTGTCAACTTCAAAGAAGTTTGGGCGAGGTTCGAGCAAGAAAG GCTCAGTTGTTCAAGGAGCAGTTAGAGAAGCTAAAAGCAAAG GAAAAACAACTGTTAGAAGAGAATGTCCAGTTACATCAAAAG AATGTTATAGATTCATGGAGAGGGTCGATTGATCAACAAAAGAAATTCAGAGTTATAGACCTGAATTTGTAA
- the LOC130499507 gene encoding uncharacterized protein LOC130499507 — protein sequence MGGSRTASSDITAWCSAVVLLSLILLLSVRENNASNDSVRGFQFSEKPCEEIYVVGEGETLHTIGDKCGDPFIVERNPHIHDPDDVFPGLVLRIAPFYFSRKVENI from the coding sequence ATGGGAGGTTCAAGAACAGCCTCTTCAGACATCACTGCTTGGTGTTCTGCTGTTGTGTTGTTGTCTCTAATACTTCTGTTATCCGTTCGAGAGAACAACGCTTCTAATGATTCGGTCAGAGGGTTTCAATTCTCAGAGAAACCTTGTGAAGAGATTTACGTCGTCGGAGAGGGAGAAACGCTTCACACCATCGGAGATAAATGCGGCGACCCGTTTATTGTGGAGCGAAACCCGCATATCCATGACCCGGATGATGTCTTTCCCGGTCTTGTTCTCAGGATCGCACCTTTTTACTTCTCTAGAAAAgttgaaaatatttga
- the LOC108827497 gene encoding auxin response factor 2 — translation MASSEVSMRGNRGGDNFNGDSTTETRNVSVTGEGQKGHSNRVVDAEAALYRELWHACAGPLVTVPKQDDRVFYFPQGHIEQVEASTNQAAEQQMPLYDLPSKLLCRVINVDLKAEVDSDEVYAQITLLPEAIQDENAIEKETPPPPPPKFQVHSFCKTLTASDTSTHGGFSVLRRHADECLPPLDMSRQPPTQELVAKDLHANEWRFRHIFRGQPRRHLLQSGWSVFVSSKRLVAGDAFIFLRGENGELRVGVRRAMRQQGNVPSSVISSHSMHLGVLATAWHAISTGTMFSVYYKPRTSPSEFIVPFDQYMESVKNNYSIGMRFKMRFEGEEAPEQRFTGTIVGIEDSDPTRWAKSKWRSLKVRWDETSSIPRPDRVSPWKLEPALAPPALSPVPMSRPKRPRSNIAPSSPDSSKLIREGSSMASKDPLPASGLTRVFQGQEYPTLRTKHSESVECDAPESSVVWQSSADDDKVDVASASKRYENWMSSGRHEPSYTDLLSGFGANIDPSRGHQIPFYDHSSLPSVAANKFLGDRDGKFDYFANQWQMMQSGLSLKLHESPKVPAASDSSFQGRGSAKYGEYPVLHSLTTENAGGNWPIRPRALNYYEEAVHAQAQAQAQAREHVTQRPAMVEEETAKSRDGNCRLFGIALVNNVNGTDSPRNNFNGTAGLTQVASPKVQDLSDQSKSTTDHREQGRPFQVKNPHLKDVHTKSNSSRSCTKVHKQGIALGRSVDLSKFQNYEELIAELDSMFEFNGELMAPKKDWLIVYTDAEDDMMLVGDDPWQEFCGMVRKISIYTKEEVRKMNPGTLSCRSEEEAVVGEGSDPKDAKSASNPSLSSA, via the exons ATGGCGAGTTCCGAGGTCTCTATGAGAGGAAATCGTGGAGGAGATAACTTTAACGGTGACTCAACGACGGAGACTAGAAACGTCTCAGTGACCGGGGAGGGGCAAAAAGGTCATTCTAACCGTGTTG TGGACGCTGAAGCTGCTTTATACAGAGAGCTGTGGCACGCTTGTGCTGGTCCTCTTGTGACTGTGCCTAAGCAAGATGACCGTGTCTTCTACTTCCCTCAGGGACACATCGAGCAG GTTGAGGCGTCGACAAACCAGGCAGCTGAGCAGCAGATGCCTCTCTATGATCTTCCATCTAAGCTCCTTTGTCGAGTCATTAATGTTGATTTAAAG GCAGAGGTAGACAGTGACGAAGTGTATGCGCAGATCACTCTTCTTCCCGAGGCTATT CAAGACGAGAATGCTATTGAGAAAGAGAcgcctcctcctccacctcccaAGTTCCAGGTGCACTCGTTCTGCAAAACCTTGACTGCGTCCGACACAAGTACACATGGCGGGTTTTCTGTGCTTAGGCGGCATGCGGACGAGTGTCTCCCACCCCTG GATATGTCACGTCAACCTCCTACTCAAGAGTTGGTTGCAAAAGATTTGCATGCAAACGAGTGGCGTTTCAGACATATTTTCAGAG GTCAACCACGAAGGCATTTGCTTCAGAGTGGATGGAGCGTGTTTGTTAGCTCCAAGAGGCTGGTTGCAGGAGATGCATTTATATTTCTAAg GGGTGAGAACGGAGAATTACGTGTGGGTGTAAGACGTGCAATGCGACAACAAGGAAATGTGCCTTCGTCTGTTATATCGAGCCACAGCATGCATCTTGGAGTACTGGCCACCGCATGGCACGCCATTTCAACAGGAACCATGTTTTCAGTCTATTATAAACCAAG GACAAGCCCATCGGAGTTTATTGTTCCGTTTGATCAGTATATGGAGTCTGTGAAAAATAACTACTCCATAGGCATGAGATTTAAAATGAGATTTGAAGGCGAAGAGGCTCCGGAGCAGAG GTTTACTGGCACTATTGTTGGGATTGAAGACTCTGACCCCACGAGGTGGGCAAAATCAAAGTGGAGATCCCTCAAG GTAAGATGGGATGAGACTTCTAGTATTCCTCGACCTGATAGGGTATCTCCGTGGAAGCTAGAGCCAGCACTTGCTCCTCCGGCTCTGAGTCCTGTTCCCATGTCCAGGCCTAAGAGGCCCAGATCCAACATAGCTCCTTCATCTCCCGACTCTTCCAAGCTCATAAGAGAAG GCTCATCTATGGCAAGCAAGGACCCTTTACCGGCAAGTGGACTTACAAGGGTCTTTCAAGGTCAAGAATACCCGACCTTGAGAACGAAACATTCTGAGAGTGTAGAGTGCGATGCTCCTGAGAGCTCTGTTGTGTGGCAATCCTCAGCGGATGATGACAAGGTTGATGTGGCTTCCGCTTCTAAAAGATATGAGAACTGGATGTCCTCAGGCAGGCATGAACCTAGTTACACGGATTTGCTTTCTGGCTTTGGGGCGAACATAGATCCATCGCGCGGTCATCAGATACCTTTCTATGACCATTCATCATTACCTTCTGTGGCGGCAAATAAATTCCTTGGTGATCGGGATGGCAAGTTTGATTATTTTGCTAACCAGTGGCAGATGATGCAGTCTGGTCTCTCCCTGAAGTTACACGAATCTCCAAAGGTCCCTGCAGCATCTGATTCCTCTTTCCAAGGGCGAGGCAGTGCCAAATATGGCGAATATCCAGTGCTTCATTCTCTGACGACTGAGAACGCTGGTGGCAATTGGCCAATACGTCCACGTGCGTTGAATTATTATGAGGAAGCGGTTCACGCTCAGGCGCAAGCGCAAGCTCAGGCTAGGGAGCATGTAACACAACGACCTGCGATGGTAGAAGAGGAGACAGCAAAGTCAAGAGACGGGAACTGCAGGCTTTTTGGCATTGCTCTGGTCAACAACGTGAATGGGACAGATTCACCGAGAAACAATTTCAATGGTACTGCGGGGCTTACGCAGGTAGCATCTCCAAAGGTTCAGGATCTTTCTGATCAGTCAAAATCGACAACTGATCATCGTGAGCAGGGAAGACCATTCCAGGTTAAGAATCCTCATCTGAAGGACGTTCATACTAAATCAAACTCAAGTAGGAGTTGTACAAAG GTTCACAAGCAGGGCATTGCACTCGGCCGGTCAGTGGATCTCTCAAAGTTCCAGAACTACGAGGAGTTGATAGCTGAACTGGATAGCATGTTTGAGTTCAACGGAGAGTTGATGGCTCCTAAAAAGGATTGGCTGATAGTTTACACAGATGCCGAGGATGATATGATGCTTGTTGGTGACGATCCCTGGCA GGAGTTTTGTGGGATGGTTCGAAAAATCTCCATATACACGAAAGAGGAAGTGAGGAAGATGAACCCGGGAACTCTAAGCTGTAGGAGCGAGGAAGAAGCAGTTGTTGGGGAAGGATCAGATCCAAAGGACGCCAAGTCTGCTTCGAATCCTTCACTGTCCAGCGCCTGA
- the LOC108827498 gene encoding LOW QUALITY PROTEIN: APO protein 3, mitochondrial (The sequence of the model RefSeq protein was modified relative to this genomic sequence to represent the inferred CDS: inserted 2 bases in 2 codons), with protein sequence MLQRRKLITQISLFAITKTPFSSSSSSIKPLTTSLDFPYDDDDDDVEDPLYADVPKPRKDKSERKPYPTPMKELIRRAKEEKELRRSQPCRVLEDPPDNGLLVPELVHVAHGVHRCRASLLSGLSRIVHRHVSVHRCRFCSEVHIGKEGHGIRTCTGPGXGSRSATHVWKRGRPSDVVLFPKCFHLYDRALKPXVLHDERFTVPRISAVLELCIQAGVDLEKFPSKRRTKPVYSIEGRIVDFEEVVNNGDSETAVTTTPLQEDERCVSSAEEKSLKELSIETMDSWFEMVTGVKELMGRYKVWTCGYCPEIQVGPKGHKVKMCRATKHQMRDGMHAWQEATIDDVVGPNYVWHVRDPDDDSALDNSLQRFYGKAPAVVELCVQGGAPVPDQYKSMMRLDVVYPQRDEVDLVA encoded by the exons ATGCTGCAGAGAAGAAAGCTGATCACTCAAATCTCACTCTTCGCAATCACCAAAACCCctttctcatcttcttcttcctccatcaAACCCCTAACCACCAGTCTCGACTTCCCCTacgatgacgacgacgacgacgtcGAAGATCCTCTCTACGCCGACGTGCCCAAGCCACGGAAGGATAAATCCGAGAGGAAGCCTTACCCCACTCCGATGAAGGAGCTGATCCGTCGCGCCAAGGAGGAGAAAGAGCTGAGAAGATCGCAGCCCTGCCGCGTACTCGAAGATCCGCCGGATAACGGTCTGCTCGTCCCGGAGCTCGTCCACGTGGCTCACGGAGTTCACCGTTGCCGCGCCTCGCTGCTCTCCGGGCTCTCTAGAATCGTCCATCGTCACGTCTCTGTTCATCGCTGCAG ATTCTGCTCTGAGGTTCACATTGGCAAGGAAGGTCATGGGATCAGGACTTGCACAGGTCCGG GCGGTTCAAGAAGCGCCACTCATGTATGGAAAAGAGGAAGACCCAGCGACGTCGTTTTGTTCCCGAAATGTTTCCACCTCTACGACCGTGCTCTCAAAC GAGTTCTCCACGACGAGAGGTTCACCGTCCCAAGAATCTCTGCGGTTCTCGAGTTATGCATACAGGCAGGCGTAGACCTCGAGAAGTTCCCATCAAAGCGAAGAACCAAACCTGTTTACAGCATCGAAGGAAGGATCGTAGATTTCGAGGAAGTCGTCAACAACGGGGACTCAGAGACCGCAGTTACTACTACACCTTTACAAGAAGATGAACGTTGTGTCAGCAGTGCAGAGGAGAAGAGCTTGAAGGAGCTAAGCATCGAGACGATGGATTCGTGGTTTGAAATGGTCACAGGGGTCAAGGAGCTGATGGGGAGGTACAAAGTGTGGACTTGCGGTTACTGTCCGGAGATTCAAGTGGGGCCAAAGGGACACAAAGTGAAGATGTGTAGAGCTACGAAGCATCAGATGCGAGACGGGATGCACGCGTGGCAAGAAGCGACTATTGACGATGTGGTGGGTCCGAACTACGTGTGGCACGTTCGGGATCCAGATGATGATTCTGCTCTCGACAATAGCTTGCAGAGGTTTTACGGGAAAGCTCCTGCGGTTGTGGAGCTGTGTGTGCAAGGTGGTGCACCTGTGCCTGACCAGTACAAGAGTATGATGAGACTCGATGTGGTTTACCCTCAACGTGATGAAGTCGATCTAGTCGCTTGA
- the LOC108827499 gene encoding uncharacterized protein LOC108827499 — protein sequence MGVFPGFGSWINQNSQQPLKAESKSSKNMDSEKDDFEYPDKVYYDLNDALKQSNLWHEAEKKHPWHNASPKIKVTHENGFYHMNIELTVGLAPRSVYDLLFDPNGGTFYDLRKRRKLMENKSRKVLFEKGPRLMTRVEKSVACNVFGVYIPISMNLIIDENRKDFTTQYKKEKVRFMKAFEGNLKVEPIFVDKERLCKKKTPMTGEEYKKCSGGQGKIASKLTIDQYYKPYPPFNLPPFSWFIRGMSIETSKALLVKLQDSSIVIRTVSPVPED from the exons ATGGGTGTATTCCCTGGGTTTGGTAGCTGGATCAATCAGAACAGTCAACAGCCTCTTAAG GCCGAGTCCAAGAGTTCTAAAAATATGGACTCAGAGAAAGACGATTTTGAATATCCTGATAAGGTCTATTATGATTTAAATGACGCGCTGAAACAATCAAATCTTTGGCATGAAGCAGAAAAGAAACATCCATGGCATAATGCATCTCCTAAGATCAAG GTGACACATGAAAATGGTTTTTACCATATGAACATAGAATTGACCGTGGGGCTGGCTCCTCGTTCGGTCTACGACCTATTGTTCGATCCAAATGGCGGTACATTTTATGATTTGCGCAAACGGCGCAAACTTATG gaaaacaaatcaagaaaggTTTTGTTCGAGAAAGGTCCGAGGCTAATGACGAGGGTGGAGAAATCTGTGGCTTGTAATGTATTTGGGGTGTATATACCTATCTCCATGAATCTAATCATCGATGAAAACAGAAAAGATTTTACA ACACAATATAAGAAAGAGAAAGTGAGATTTATGAAAGCATTCGAGGGTAACTTAAAAGTGGAGCCTATATTTGTAGATAAAGAACGTTTATGCAAAAAGAAGACACCAATGACTGGAGAAGAGTATAAAAAATGTAGTGGTGGTCAAGGAAAGATTGCGTCAAAACTGACAATAGACCAATACTATAAGCCATATCCTCCTTTCAATCTACCGCCGTTTTCTTGGTTCATCCGTGGGATGAGCATCGAAACCTCCAAAGCTCTGCTTGTAAAGCTTCAGGACTCGTCTATTGTAATTCGAACGGTATCACCAGTGCCTGAGGACTGA
- the LOC108825272 gene encoding uncharacterized protein LOC108825272 isoform X1, translated as MGVFPGFGSWINKNSQPQPPLKAKAKSSKNIDSEKDDFKYPDKAYHDLNEEQKQLDLWHEAEMKHPWHNASPKIKVTHENGFYHMNIELTVGLPPEVLYSFLIEPGSGMFHDLRKRRQLMENKSRKVLFEKGPRQMTRVGKSVACNVFGVYIPISINLVIDENRKDFMTQYKKEKVRFMKAFEGNLKVDPIFVDKERLCKKKIPMTREEYKKCSGGQGKVASKLTIDQYYKPYPPFNLPPLSWFIRGMTIKTSKALLALVQDTSIAMRTATHMPEETASNKHEKH; from the exons ATGGGTGTATTCCCTGGGTTTGGTAGCTGGATCAATAAGAACAGTCAACCTCAACCGCCTCTTAAG GCCAAGGCCAAGAGTTCTAAAAATATCGATTCAGAGAAAGACGATTTTAAATATCCTGATAAGGCCTATCATGATTTAAATGAGGAGCAGAAGCAATTAGATCTTTGGCATGAAGCAGAGATGAAGCATCCATGGCATAATGCATCTCCTAAGATCAAG GTGACACATGAAAATGGTTTTTACCATATGAACATAGAATTGACCGTAGGGTTGCCTCCAGAAGTGCTCTACAGCTTTTTGATTGAACCAGGAAGTGGTATGTTTCACGATTTGCGCAAACGGCGCCAACTTATG gaaaacaaatcaagaaaggTTTTGTTTGAGAAAGGTCCGAGGCAAATGACGAGGGTGGGAAAATCTGTGGCTTGTAATGTATTTGGGGTGTATATACCTATCTCGATTAATCTAGTCATCGATGAAAACAGAAAAGATTTTATG ACACAATATAAGAAAGAGAAAGTGAGATTTATGAAAGCATTCGAGGGTAACTTAAAAGTGGACCCTATATTTGTAGATAAAGAACGTTTATGCAAAAAGAAGATACCAATGACTCGAGAAGAGTATAAAAAATGTAGTGGTGGCCAAGGAAAGGTTGCGTCAAAACTGACAATAGACCAATACTATAAGCCATATCCTCCTTTTAATCTACCGCCGCTTTCTTGGTTCATCCGTGGGATGACCATCAAAACCTCCAAAGCTCTGCTTGCACTGGTTCAGGACACGTCTATTGCAATGCGAACGGCTACACATATGCCAGAGGAGACAGCAAGTAACAAACATGAAAAACACTAG
- the LOC108825272 gene encoding uncharacterized protein LOC108825272 isoform X2, which produces MGVFPGFGSWINKNSQPQPPLKAKAKSSKNIDSEKDDFKYPDKAYHDLNEEQKQLDLWHEAEMKHPWHNASPKIKVTHENGFYHMNIELTVGLPPEVLYSFLIEPGSGMFHDLRKRRQLMENKSRKVLFEKGPRQMTRVGKSVACNVFGVYIPISINLVIDENRKDFMIKNVYAKRRYQ; this is translated from the exons ATGGGTGTATTCCCTGGGTTTGGTAGCTGGATCAATAAGAACAGTCAACCTCAACCGCCTCTTAAG GCCAAGGCCAAGAGTTCTAAAAATATCGATTCAGAGAAAGACGATTTTAAATATCCTGATAAGGCCTATCATGATTTAAATGAGGAGCAGAAGCAATTAGATCTTTGGCATGAAGCAGAGATGAAGCATCCATGGCATAATGCATCTCCTAAGATCAAG GTGACACATGAAAATGGTTTTTACCATATGAACATAGAATTGACCGTAGGGTTGCCTCCAGAAGTGCTCTACAGCTTTTTGATTGAACCAGGAAGTGGTATGTTTCACGATTTGCGCAAACGGCGCCAACTTATG gaaaacaaatcaagaaaggTTTTGTTTGAGAAAGGTCCGAGGCAAATGACGAGGGTGGGAAAATCTGTGGCTTGTAATGTATTTGGGGTGTATATACCTATCTCGATTAATCTAGTCATCGATGAAAACAGAAAAGATTTTATG ATAAAGAACGTTTATGCAAAAAGAAGATACCAATGA